One Denticeps clupeoides chromosome 3, fDenClu1.1, whole genome shotgun sequence DNA window includes the following coding sequences:
- the LOC114786746 gene encoding beta-2-glycoprotein 1-like — translation MSLRLTALPLLLLLHFLHSTTVTSKKVCGRPVLPAQLKVDVLQRVYEPGEQLVLSCEQGYISAGGSRKIVCIDQGVWTAPTLKCLPRPCPVPDQILNGRADFDDIVFLSNISYTCNEGYILTGTNSSTCLHNGQWGASPPTCKPVTCGLPKIPQFAKMTYDKKFTGNETEFGFGGKYECLPPLALFGNERAFCAANGSWTEPPKCKFVSCPPPEKIDNGFLTLAVIREHGYKERVKYGCNVDYVLDGPAEIECEKNGQWSRKPACRAPCSIGIKRGRVFYNNKKLWIEDVKPNRLLHAEMVVFYCQDKQKGCGYPEASQCIDGTLETPKCFEEPTWNMYNLKAKSLPSENLC, via the exons ATGAGCCTGAGGCTAACGGCGCTACCGCTGCTACTGCTGCTCCACTTTCTACACTCCACCACCGTCACCTCGAAAAAAG tatgtGGCCGTCCTGTTCTGCCCGCACAGCTGAAGGTGGATGTTCTGCAGAGGGTGTATGAGCCCGGCGAACAACTGGTTCTCTCTTGTGAACAAGGTTACATCTCGGCTGGCGGCTCCCGGAAAATTGTCTGCATTGACCAAGGAGTCTGGACCGCTCCGACTCTAAAGTGTTTGC CAAGGCCCTGCCCAGTCCCAGACCAAATATTGAACGGACGAGCTGACTTTGATGACATTGTGTTTTTGAGCAACATCAGTTACACATGCAATGAAGG ATATATTCTTACCGGAACAAACAGCAGCACCTGCTTACACAACGGTCAGTGGGGTGCATCGCCTCCCACGTGTAAAC ctGTGACTTGCGGTCTGCCTAAAATTCCACAATTTGCAAAAATGACTTATGACAAGAAGTTCACTGGAAATGAGACTGAGTTCGGCTTCGGTGGAAAATACGAATGCCTTCCTCCTCTGGCGCTTTTTGGTAATGAGAGGGCATTCTGTGCAGCAAATGGAAGCTGGACTGAGCCGCCCAAATGCAAAT TTGTCAGTTGCCCGCCACCAGAAAAGATCGACAATGGCTTTCTCACACTTGCAGTAATAAGAGAGCATGGCTACAAAGAGCGGGTGAAGTATGGTTGCAATGTTGACTACGTTCTTGATGGCCCTGCTGAGATAGAATGTGAGAAAAACGGTCAATGGTCCAGAAAGCCAGCATGTCGAG ctcccTGCTCTATTGGCATCAAGAGAGGACGCGTCTTTTACAACAATAAAAAGCTGTGGATTGAGGATGTGAAGCCCAATCGACTGTTACATGCAGAAATGGTGGTGTTCTACTGCCAAGACAAGCAGAAAGGGTGTGGCTACCCTGAAGCCTCACAGTGCATTGACGGCACATTGGAAACACCCAAGTGCTTTGAAG AACCAACTTGGAACATGTACAACTTGAAGGCAAAGAGTCTTCCGTCTGAAAATCTGTGTTGA